One window of Cygnus olor isolate bCygOlo1 chromosome 28, bCygOlo1.pri.v2, whole genome shotgun sequence genomic DNA carries:
- the ADAR gene encoding double-stranded RNA-specific adenosine deaminase isoform X2, whose amino-acid sequence MRCPARKRALKRCALKEDGGRAASGRSAQAQAGLGCVITVRPPRRQRRRRGFLFRTGERRATHGFSSTPAKAARFPLALQQCAMNRGTARGKGSYFTGSRPNYSGANPGFFHRPHTPQETNPDAFSRQQFLEGQDSEVCLIQELRSYKEPRAGGWQAVAPAPAGRWQARRSRAGCHRFSNKCLRVETSSHCHPPQYHGQENWGRDSDTISLNFQRLSLAGQNHEQEILNIFRQLGVGKTCTVYDLARKLKTRKKEVNRVLYKLLKEGKLHKGEETPPLWRIASPSAGRERNPPEHGGGSAASASESRGERSAAGSRDISPTMAETKDKICNYLFGVAETTALNLAKNIGFSKAKDVNAFLSALEKLGDVHKENSNPPRWSLTDRKRERMQMRLKGSAATRRADPTPGSSLPSSSVPPDPREMTVAVASPAAGSSIENGQQPLGQTGQSSDSDTEAAVPEDTKPVFSSFSTYDSSENGRWASDDIPDNLNTINKQPEESESIMNSQASPSYAAQFDTGFPCTPVEKLMACQEKNPVSGLTEYSQYTSQHCEFDMLEQSGPSHEPRFKFQAVISGRRFPPAEAGSKKLAKQEAAANAMKVLMQEAENGRPDGIKCEEPIPSNSSESELPLHSEPESSSAPAQLNMLPGKHPISILMEYGQKSGNTIEFQLLSQDGPPHDPRFSYCVKMGDQIFPAVVGNSKKGAKQMAAEVAMKILSGEPVPRVSPEQPVVKPQGEQSTRGCGAQVIAPDESKAAKAKGVGELIKYLNVNPVSGLLEYARSNGFAAEFKLIDQSGPPHDPKFVYQAKVGGRWFPAVTAHSKKQGKQEAADAALRVLIGETEKAERMEGINITEQSWSASPFQLPVSGSTLHDQLAMLSHQCFNALTARIQHSLLGRKILAAIIMRRGNNDLGVVVSIGTGNRCVKGEELSLKGETVNDCHAEIISRRGFVRFLYSELMKYDPSNPSSAKESIFEPAGKKRLKIKSNVTFHLYVSTAPCGDGALFDKSCSDQTSVVGQAQHQPLFENPKQGKLRTKVENGEGTIPVKSSDIVPTWDGIQHGERLRTMSCSDKILRWNVLGLQGALLSHFIEPVYLSSVTLGYLYSQGHLTRAICCRMVRDGDVLQKKLQAPYHINHPEVGRVSVYDSARQTGKTKESSVNWCLADESEVEVLDGTKGKVDGPKLEVSRVSKRKTFALFQQLCAKNNCKDLQKLLVYSEAKEAATSYQEAKQCFFSVLEEMGYGSWIRKPQEEDNFSFLDA is encoded by the exons ATGCGTTGCCCTGCCCGAAAGCGGGCCCTGAAGCGCTGTGCCCTGAAGGAAGATGGCGGCCGCGCGGCCTCGGGGCGCTCCGCGCAGGCGCAGGCGGGGCTCGGCTGCGTCATCACCGTGCGCCCGCCGCGGCGCCAACGGCGGCGGAGGGG GTTCCTGTTCAGGACTGGAGAACGCCGAGCGACCCACGGCTTCTCTTCTACCCCTGCGAAGGCAGCCCGGTTCCCCCTCGCGCTCCAGCAGTGCGCTATGAACAGAGGCACCGCTCGAGGCAAAGGCTCGTATTTTACCGGTTCAAGACCTAACTACTCCGGCGCTAATCCAGGTTTCTTTCACCGCCCCCATACCCCACAGGAAACTAACCCGGACGCCTTTTCACGACAGCAGTTCCTAGAAGGGCAGGACAGCGAAGTCTGTTTAATTCAGGAGCTGCGATCGTACAAGGAACCGCGCGCCGGAGGCTGGCAGGCTGTGGCACCGGCTCCTGCAGGGAGATGGCAAGCCAGGCGCAGCAGAGCGGGATGCCATAGGTTCTCCAACAAGTGCCTGCGGGTGGAAACTTCATCGCATTGTCACCCTCCTCAGTACCACGGTCAGGAGAACTGGGGGAGAGATTCTGACACCATAAGTCTGAATTTCCAGCGACTGTCTCTTGCTGGGCAGAACCATGAACAGGAAATTCTGAATATCTTCAGGCAGCTTGGGGTGGGGAAGACTTGTACGGTTTATGATCTTGCACGGAAGCTTAAAACCCGAAAGAAAGAAGTCAATCGTGTTTTGTACAAGCTCCTCAAAGAAGGCAAACTGCACAAAGGTGAAGAGACGCCGCCACTGTGGAGGATTGCCAGCCCAAGCGCggggagagaaagaaacccTCCGGAGCACGGGGGGGGCAGCGCAGCCTCGGCTTCtgagagcagaggggagaggagcgCGGCCGGCTCGAGAGACATCAGCCCCACAATGGCTGAGACAAAGGACAAAATCTGCAACTACTTGTTCGGAGTGGCAGAAACGACGGCGCTCAACCTTGCCAAAAACATTGGCTTTTCGAAGGCCAAGGACGTTAACGCCTTTCTCAGCGCCCTGGAGAAGCTGGGCGATGTCCACAAGGAAAACTCGAACCCTCCACGGTGGTCCCTGACGGACAGGAAACGCGAGCGGATGCAGATGCGGCTGAAGGGCAGCGCAGCAACCAGAAGAGCAGATCCCACACCTGGGTCGAGTTTGCCATCTTCCTCCGTTCCTCCAGACCCCCGGGAGATGACCGTGGCTGTAGCTTCGCCAGCGGCAGGATCGAGTATAGAGAACGGACAGCAGCCTCTGGGACAGACTGGTCAGAGCAGTGACAGTGACACAGAAGCAGCCGTGCCGGAGGACACCAAGCCCGTCTTTTCTAGCTTCAGTACCTACGACAGCTCTGAAAATGGCAGGTGGGCTTCGGATGACATCCCAGACAACCTGAACACTATCAACAAGCAGCCTGAGGAGTCGGAGTCCATCATGAACTCCCAGGCTTCCCCCAGTTACGCCGCCCAGTTTGACACTGGTTTCCCGTGTACGCCTGTCGAGAAACTAATGGCTTGTCAGGAGAAGAACCCAGTGAGTGGCCTTACCGAATATTCCCAGTACACCTCCCAGCACTGTGAGTTTGACATGCTGGAGCAGAGCGGGCCCTCTCACGAGCCACG ATTTAAGTTCCAGGCAGTGATCAGCGGGCGCCGATTCCCACCAGCAGAAGCAGGGAGCAAAAAGCTTGCtaagcaggaggcagcagctaATGCTATGAAGGTGCTGATGCAAGAAGCAGAGAACGGAAGGCCCGATGGAATTAAATGTGAAGAGCCGATTCCATCCAACAGTTCTGAATCAGAACTG CCTTTGCATTCAGAGCCAGAGTCATCGTCTGCGCCAGCTCAACTGAACATGCTTCCCGGGAAGCACCCCATCAGCATATTAATGGAATACGGACAAAAATCAGGGAACACGATTGAattccagctgctctctcagGATGGCCCACCTCATGATCCTAG GTTCAGCTACTGTGTGAAAATGGGTGACCAAATTTTCCCTGCTGTGGTAGGAAACAGCAAGAAGGGAGCAAAGCAAATGGCAGCAGAAGTTGCCATGAAGATTCTTTCTGGAGAGCCTGTGCCACGTGTCTCACCGGAACAG CCTGTCGTGAAGCCCCAGGGTGAGCAGTCCACGCGCGGCTGTGGAGCACAGGTCATCGCTCCGGATGAATCCAAGGCAGCAAAAGCGAAGGGTGTTGGGGAGCTCATCAAATACCTGAACGTCAACCCTGTCAGCGGCCTGCTGGAGTACGCCCGCTCTAATGGCTTTGCTGCAGAGTTCAAACTCATCGACCAGTCGGGACCTCCCCACGACCCAAA GTTTGTCTATCAGGCGAAGGTTGGAGGCCGCTGGTTCCCAGCTGTAACTGCACACAGTAAAAAACAGGgcaagcaggaggcagctgaCGCAGCGCTCAGAGTCCTGATCGGGGAAACGGAGAAGGCTGAGCGCATGGAGGGAATCAACATCACAGAG CAATCCTGGTCTGCGTCCCCGTTCCAGCTCCCTGTAAGTGGCAGTACCCTCCACGATCAGCTGGCCATGCTGAGCCACCAGTGCTTCAATGCCCTCACTGCTCGCATCCAGCACAGCCTGCTTGGGCGGAAGATCCTGGCTGCCATCATCATGCGGAGGGGAAACAACGACCTGGGAGTTGTGGTCAGCATCGGAACAG gtaaTCGATGTGTGAAAGGAGAAGAACTGAGCTTGAAGGGGGAGACTGTGAATGACTGTCATGCGGAAATCATTTCTCGAAGAGGTTTTGTGAG GTTTCTCTATAGTGAGCTGATGAAGTATGACCCGTCTAATCCTTCTTCTGCAAAAGAGAGCATTTTTGAGCCAGCGGGGAAGAAGAGACTCAAAATAAAGAGCAATGTCACCTTTCACCTCTATGTCAG cACAGCGCCTTGTGGGGACGGGGCACTCTTTGATAAATCCTGCAGCGATCAGACGAGCGTGGTGGGGCAAGCCCAGCATCAGCCTCTCTTTGAGAACCCCAAGCAAGGCAAGCTGCGGACCAAGGTGGAGAACG GGGAAGGTACCATTCCCGTGAAGTCGAGTGACATTGTGCCAACTTGGGATGGGATCCAGCATGGGGAGAGGCTGCGCACCATGTCCTGCAGTGACAAAATCTTACGCTGGAATGTACTCGGTTTGCAAGGAGCGTTGCTGTCACACTTCATAGAGCCAGTTTATCTCAGCTCTGTTACGCTTG GTTACTTGTACAGCCAGGGCCATTTGACGCGTGCAATCTGCTGCCGCATGGTGCGAGATGGGGACGTGCTGCAGAAGAAGCTCCAGGCTCCGTATCACATCAACCACCCTGAG GTTGGGCGAGTCAGCGTATACGACTCTGCAAGGCAGACGGGCAAGACGAAGGAGTCTTCGGTGAACTGGTGTCTTGCTGATGAAAGCGAAGTTGAAGTCTTGGATGGCACAAAAGGGAAAGTAGATGG ACCGAAGCTGGAGGTGTCTCGTGTGTCGAAGAGGAAAACGTTTGCCCTCTTCCAGCAGTTATGTGCCAAGAACAACTGCAAAGACTTGCAGAAGCTCTTGGTGTACTCAGAAGCTAAGGAGGCAGCCACGTCGTACCAAGAAGCTAAGCAGTGCTTCTTCAGTGTGCTGGAAGAGATGGGCTATGGCAGTTGGATCCGCAAACCCCAAGAGGAAgataatttctctttccttgatGCATAA
- the ADAR gene encoding double-stranded RNA-specific adenosine deaminase isoform X5 produces MNRGTARGKGSYFTGSRPNYSGANPGFFHRPHTPQETNPDAFSRQQFLEGQDSEVCLIQELRSYKEPRAGGWQAVAPAPAGRWQARRSRAGCHRFSNKCLRVETSSHCHPPQYHGQENWGRDSDTISLNFQRLSLAGQNHEQEILNIFRQLGVGKTCTVYDLARKLKTRKKEVNRVLYKLLKEGKLHKGEETPPLWRIASPSAGRERNPPEHGGGSAASASESRGERSAAGSRDISPTMAETKDKICNYLFGVAETTALNLAKNIGFSKAKDVNAFLSALEKLGDVHKENSNPPRWSLTDRKRERMQMRLKGSAATRRADPTPGSSLPSSSVPPDPREMTVAVASPAAGSSIENGQQPLGQTGQSSDSDTEAAVPEDTKPVFSSFSTYDSSENGRWASDDIPDNLNTINKQPEESESIMNSQASPSYAAQFDTGFPCTPVEKLMACQEKNPVSGLTEYSQYTSQHCEFDMLEQSGPSHEPRFKFQAVISGRRFPPAEAGSKKLAKQEAAANAMKVLMQEAENGRPDGIKCEEPIPSNSSESELPLHSEPESSSAPAQLNMLPGKHPISILMEYGQKSGNTIEFQLLSQDGPPHDPRFSYCVKMGDQIFPAVVGNSKKGAKQMAAEVAMKILSGEPVPRVSPEQPVVKPQGEQSTRGCGAQVIAPDESKAAKAKGVGELIKYLNVNPVSGLLEYARSNGFAAEFKLIDQSGPPHDPKFVYQAKVGGRWFPAVTAHSKKQGKQEAADAALRVLIGETEKAERMEGINITEQSWSASPFQLPVSGSTLHDQLAMLSHQCFNALTARIQHSLLGRKILAAIIMRRGNNDLGVVVSIGTGNRCVKGEELSLKGETVNDCHAEIISRRGFVRFLYSELMKYDPSNPSSAKESIFEPAGKKRLKIKSNVTFHLYVSTAPCGDGALFDKSCSDQTSVVGQAQHQPLFENPKQGKLRTKVENGEGTIPVKSSDIVPTWDGIQHGERLRTMSCSDKILRWNVLGLQGALLSHFIEPVYLSSVTLGYLYSQGHLTRAICCRMVRDGDVLQKKLQAPYHINHPEVGRVSVYDSARQTGKTKESSVNWCLADESEVEVLDGTKGKVDGPKLEVSRVSKRKTFALFQQLCAKNNCKDLQKLLVYSEAKEAATSYQEAKQCFFSVLEEMGYGSWIRKPQEEDNFSFLDA; encoded by the exons ATGAACAGAGGCACCGCTCGAGGCAAAGGCTCGTATTTTACCGGTTCAAGACCTAACTACTCCGGCGCTAATCCAGGTTTCTTTCACCGCCCCCATACCCCACAGGAAACTAACCCGGACGCCTTTTCACGACAGCAGTTCCTAGAAGGGCAGGACAGCGAAGTCTGTTTAATTCAGGAGCTGCGATCGTACAAGGAACCGCGCGCCGGAGGCTGGCAGGCTGTGGCACCGGCTCCTGCAGGGAGATGGCAAGCCAGGCGCAGCAGAGCGGGATGCCATAGGTTCTCCAACAAGTGCCTGCGGGTGGAAACTTCATCGCATTGTCACCCTCCTCAGTACCACGGTCAGGAGAACTGGGGGAGAGATTCTGACACCATAAGTCTGAATTTCCAGCGACTGTCTCTTGCTGGGCAGAACCATGAACAGGAAATTCTGAATATCTTCAGGCAGCTTGGGGTGGGGAAGACTTGTACGGTTTATGATCTTGCACGGAAGCTTAAAACCCGAAAGAAAGAAGTCAATCGTGTTTTGTACAAGCTCCTCAAAGAAGGCAAACTGCACAAAGGTGAAGAGACGCCGCCACTGTGGAGGATTGCCAGCCCAAGCGCggggagagaaagaaacccTCCGGAGCACGGGGGGGGCAGCGCAGCCTCGGCTTCtgagagcagaggggagaggagcgCGGCCGGCTCGAGAGACATCAGCCCCACAATGGCTGAGACAAAGGACAAAATCTGCAACTACTTGTTCGGAGTGGCAGAAACGACGGCGCTCAACCTTGCCAAAAACATTGGCTTTTCGAAGGCCAAGGACGTTAACGCCTTTCTCAGCGCCCTGGAGAAGCTGGGCGATGTCCACAAGGAAAACTCGAACCCTCCACGGTGGTCCCTGACGGACAGGAAACGCGAGCGGATGCAGATGCGGCTGAAGGGCAGCGCAGCAACCAGAAGAGCAGATCCCACACCTGGGTCGAGTTTGCCATCTTCCTCCGTTCCTCCAGACCCCCGGGAGATGACCGTGGCTGTAGCTTCGCCAGCGGCAGGATCGAGTATAGAGAACGGACAGCAGCCTCTGGGACAGACTGGTCAGAGCAGTGACAGTGACACAGAAGCAGCCGTGCCGGAGGACACCAAGCCCGTCTTTTCTAGCTTCAGTACCTACGACAGCTCTGAAAATGGCAGGTGGGCTTCGGATGACATCCCAGACAACCTGAACACTATCAACAAGCAGCCTGAGGAGTCGGAGTCCATCATGAACTCCCAGGCTTCCCCCAGTTACGCCGCCCAGTTTGACACTGGTTTCCCGTGTACGCCTGTCGAGAAACTAATGGCTTGTCAGGAGAAGAACCCAGTGAGTGGCCTTACCGAATATTCCCAGTACACCTCCCAGCACTGTGAGTTTGACATGCTGGAGCAGAGCGGGCCCTCTCACGAGCCACG ATTTAAGTTCCAGGCAGTGATCAGCGGGCGCCGATTCCCACCAGCAGAAGCAGGGAGCAAAAAGCTTGCtaagcaggaggcagcagctaATGCTATGAAGGTGCTGATGCAAGAAGCAGAGAACGGAAGGCCCGATGGAATTAAATGTGAAGAGCCGATTCCATCCAACAGTTCTGAATCAGAACTG CCTTTGCATTCAGAGCCAGAGTCATCGTCTGCGCCAGCTCAACTGAACATGCTTCCCGGGAAGCACCCCATCAGCATATTAATGGAATACGGACAAAAATCAGGGAACACGATTGAattccagctgctctctcagGATGGCCCACCTCATGATCCTAG GTTCAGCTACTGTGTGAAAATGGGTGACCAAATTTTCCCTGCTGTGGTAGGAAACAGCAAGAAGGGAGCAAAGCAAATGGCAGCAGAAGTTGCCATGAAGATTCTTTCTGGAGAGCCTGTGCCACGTGTCTCACCGGAACAG CCTGTCGTGAAGCCCCAGGGTGAGCAGTCCACGCGCGGCTGTGGAGCACAGGTCATCGCTCCGGATGAATCCAAGGCAGCAAAAGCGAAGGGTGTTGGGGAGCTCATCAAATACCTGAACGTCAACCCTGTCAGCGGCCTGCTGGAGTACGCCCGCTCTAATGGCTTTGCTGCAGAGTTCAAACTCATCGACCAGTCGGGACCTCCCCACGACCCAAA GTTTGTCTATCAGGCGAAGGTTGGAGGCCGCTGGTTCCCAGCTGTAACTGCACACAGTAAAAAACAGGgcaagcaggaggcagctgaCGCAGCGCTCAGAGTCCTGATCGGGGAAACGGAGAAGGCTGAGCGCATGGAGGGAATCAACATCACAGAG CAATCCTGGTCTGCGTCCCCGTTCCAGCTCCCTGTAAGTGGCAGTACCCTCCACGATCAGCTGGCCATGCTGAGCCACCAGTGCTTCAATGCCCTCACTGCTCGCATCCAGCACAGCCTGCTTGGGCGGAAGATCCTGGCTGCCATCATCATGCGGAGGGGAAACAACGACCTGGGAGTTGTGGTCAGCATCGGAACAG gtaaTCGATGTGTGAAAGGAGAAGAACTGAGCTTGAAGGGGGAGACTGTGAATGACTGTCATGCGGAAATCATTTCTCGAAGAGGTTTTGTGAG GTTTCTCTATAGTGAGCTGATGAAGTATGACCCGTCTAATCCTTCTTCTGCAAAAGAGAGCATTTTTGAGCCAGCGGGGAAGAAGAGACTCAAAATAAAGAGCAATGTCACCTTTCACCTCTATGTCAG cACAGCGCCTTGTGGGGACGGGGCACTCTTTGATAAATCCTGCAGCGATCAGACGAGCGTGGTGGGGCAAGCCCAGCATCAGCCTCTCTTTGAGAACCCCAAGCAAGGCAAGCTGCGGACCAAGGTGGAGAACG GGGAAGGTACCATTCCCGTGAAGTCGAGTGACATTGTGCCAACTTGGGATGGGATCCAGCATGGGGAGAGGCTGCGCACCATGTCCTGCAGTGACAAAATCTTACGCTGGAATGTACTCGGTTTGCAAGGAGCGTTGCTGTCACACTTCATAGAGCCAGTTTATCTCAGCTCTGTTACGCTTG GTTACTTGTACAGCCAGGGCCATTTGACGCGTGCAATCTGCTGCCGCATGGTGCGAGATGGGGACGTGCTGCAGAAGAAGCTCCAGGCTCCGTATCACATCAACCACCCTGAG GTTGGGCGAGTCAGCGTATACGACTCTGCAAGGCAGACGGGCAAGACGAAGGAGTCTTCGGTGAACTGGTGTCTTGCTGATGAAAGCGAAGTTGAAGTCTTGGATGGCACAAAAGGGAAAGTAGATGG ACCGAAGCTGGAGGTGTCTCGTGTGTCGAAGAGGAAAACGTTTGCCCTCTTCCAGCAGTTATGTGCCAAGAACAACTGCAAAGACTTGCAGAAGCTCTTGGTGTACTCAGAAGCTAAGGAGGCAGCCACGTCGTACCAAGAAGCTAAGCAGTGCTTCTTCAGTGTGCTGGAAGAGATGGGCTATGGCAGTTGGATCCGCAAACCCCAAGAGGAAgataatttctctttccttgatGCATAA
- the ADAR gene encoding double-stranded RNA-specific adenosine deaminase isoform X1, translating to MRCPARKRALKRCALKEDGGRAASGRSAQAQAGLGCVITVRPPRRQRRRRGRFLFRTGERRATHGFSSTPAKAARFPLALQQCAMNRGTARGKGSYFTGSRPNYSGANPGFFHRPHTPQETNPDAFSRQQFLEGQDSEVCLIQELRSYKEPRAGGWQAVAPAPAGRWQARRSRAGCHRFSNKCLRVETSSHCHPPQYHGQENWGRDSDTISLNFQRLSLAGQNHEQEILNIFRQLGVGKTCTVYDLARKLKTRKKEVNRVLYKLLKEGKLHKGEETPPLWRIASPSAGRERNPPEHGGGSAASASESRGERSAAGSRDISPTMAETKDKICNYLFGVAETTALNLAKNIGFSKAKDVNAFLSALEKLGDVHKENSNPPRWSLTDRKRERMQMRLKGSAATRRADPTPGSSLPSSSVPPDPREMTVAVASPAAGSSIENGQQPLGQTGQSSDSDTEAAVPEDTKPVFSSFSTYDSSENGRWASDDIPDNLNTINKQPEESESIMNSQASPSYAAQFDTGFPCTPVEKLMACQEKNPVSGLTEYSQYTSQHCEFDMLEQSGPSHEPRFKFQAVISGRRFPPAEAGSKKLAKQEAAANAMKVLMQEAENGRPDGIKCEEPIPSNSSESELPLHSEPESSSAPAQLNMLPGKHPISILMEYGQKSGNTIEFQLLSQDGPPHDPRFSYCVKMGDQIFPAVVGNSKKGAKQMAAEVAMKILSGEPVPRVSPEQPVVKPQGEQSTRGCGAQVIAPDESKAAKAKGVGELIKYLNVNPVSGLLEYARSNGFAAEFKLIDQSGPPHDPKFVYQAKVGGRWFPAVTAHSKKQGKQEAADAALRVLIGETEKAERMEGINITEQSWSASPFQLPVSGSTLHDQLAMLSHQCFNALTARIQHSLLGRKILAAIIMRRGNNDLGVVVSIGTGNRCVKGEELSLKGETVNDCHAEIISRRGFVRFLYSELMKYDPSNPSSAKESIFEPAGKKRLKIKSNVTFHLYVSTAPCGDGALFDKSCSDQTSVVGQAQHQPLFENPKQGKLRTKVENGEGTIPVKSSDIVPTWDGIQHGERLRTMSCSDKILRWNVLGLQGALLSHFIEPVYLSSVTLGYLYSQGHLTRAICCRMVRDGDVLQKKLQAPYHINHPEVGRVSVYDSARQTGKTKESSVNWCLADESEVEVLDGTKGKVDGPKLEVSRVSKRKTFALFQQLCAKNNCKDLQKLLVYSEAKEAATSYQEAKQCFFSVLEEMGYGSWIRKPQEEDNFSFLDA from the exons ATGCGTTGCCCTGCCCGAAAGCGGGCCCTGAAGCGCTGTGCCCTGAAGGAAGATGGCGGCCGCGCGGCCTCGGGGCGCTCCGCGCAGGCGCAGGCGGGGCTCGGCTGCGTCATCACCGTGCGCCCGCCGCGGCGCCAACGGCGGCGGAGGGG CAGGTTCCTGTTCAGGACTGGAGAACGCCGAGCGACCCACGGCTTCTCTTCTACCCCTGCGAAGGCAGCCCGGTTCCCCCTCGCGCTCCAGCAGTGCGCTATGAACAGAGGCACCGCTCGAGGCAAAGGCTCGTATTTTACCGGTTCAAGACCTAACTACTCCGGCGCTAATCCAGGTTTCTTTCACCGCCCCCATACCCCACAGGAAACTAACCCGGACGCCTTTTCACGACAGCAGTTCCTAGAAGGGCAGGACAGCGAAGTCTGTTTAATTCAGGAGCTGCGATCGTACAAGGAACCGCGCGCCGGAGGCTGGCAGGCTGTGGCACCGGCTCCTGCAGGGAGATGGCAAGCCAGGCGCAGCAGAGCGGGATGCCATAGGTTCTCCAACAAGTGCCTGCGGGTGGAAACTTCATCGCATTGTCACCCTCCTCAGTACCACGGTCAGGAGAACTGGGGGAGAGATTCTGACACCATAAGTCTGAATTTCCAGCGACTGTCTCTTGCTGGGCAGAACCATGAACAGGAAATTCTGAATATCTTCAGGCAGCTTGGGGTGGGGAAGACTTGTACGGTTTATGATCTTGCACGGAAGCTTAAAACCCGAAAGAAAGAAGTCAATCGTGTTTTGTACAAGCTCCTCAAAGAAGGCAAACTGCACAAAGGTGAAGAGACGCCGCCACTGTGGAGGATTGCCAGCCCAAGCGCggggagagaaagaaacccTCCGGAGCACGGGGGGGGCAGCGCAGCCTCGGCTTCtgagagcagaggggagaggagcgCGGCCGGCTCGAGAGACATCAGCCCCACAATGGCTGAGACAAAGGACAAAATCTGCAACTACTTGTTCGGAGTGGCAGAAACGACGGCGCTCAACCTTGCCAAAAACATTGGCTTTTCGAAGGCCAAGGACGTTAACGCCTTTCTCAGCGCCCTGGAGAAGCTGGGCGATGTCCACAAGGAAAACTCGAACCCTCCACGGTGGTCCCTGACGGACAGGAAACGCGAGCGGATGCAGATGCGGCTGAAGGGCAGCGCAGCAACCAGAAGAGCAGATCCCACACCTGGGTCGAGTTTGCCATCTTCCTCCGTTCCTCCAGACCCCCGGGAGATGACCGTGGCTGTAGCTTCGCCAGCGGCAGGATCGAGTATAGAGAACGGACAGCAGCCTCTGGGACAGACTGGTCAGAGCAGTGACAGTGACACAGAAGCAGCCGTGCCGGAGGACACCAAGCCCGTCTTTTCTAGCTTCAGTACCTACGACAGCTCTGAAAATGGCAGGTGGGCTTCGGATGACATCCCAGACAACCTGAACACTATCAACAAGCAGCCTGAGGAGTCGGAGTCCATCATGAACTCCCAGGCTTCCCCCAGTTACGCCGCCCAGTTTGACACTGGTTTCCCGTGTACGCCTGTCGAGAAACTAATGGCTTGTCAGGAGAAGAACCCAGTGAGTGGCCTTACCGAATATTCCCAGTACACCTCCCAGCACTGTGAGTTTGACATGCTGGAGCAGAGCGGGCCCTCTCACGAGCCACG ATTTAAGTTCCAGGCAGTGATCAGCGGGCGCCGATTCCCACCAGCAGAAGCAGGGAGCAAAAAGCTTGCtaagcaggaggcagcagctaATGCTATGAAGGTGCTGATGCAAGAAGCAGAGAACGGAAGGCCCGATGGAATTAAATGTGAAGAGCCGATTCCATCCAACAGTTCTGAATCAGAACTG CCTTTGCATTCAGAGCCAGAGTCATCGTCTGCGCCAGCTCAACTGAACATGCTTCCCGGGAAGCACCCCATCAGCATATTAATGGAATACGGACAAAAATCAGGGAACACGATTGAattccagctgctctctcagGATGGCCCACCTCATGATCCTAG GTTCAGCTACTGTGTGAAAATGGGTGACCAAATTTTCCCTGCTGTGGTAGGAAACAGCAAGAAGGGAGCAAAGCAAATGGCAGCAGAAGTTGCCATGAAGATTCTTTCTGGAGAGCCTGTGCCACGTGTCTCACCGGAACAG CCTGTCGTGAAGCCCCAGGGTGAGCAGTCCACGCGCGGCTGTGGAGCACAGGTCATCGCTCCGGATGAATCCAAGGCAGCAAAAGCGAAGGGTGTTGGGGAGCTCATCAAATACCTGAACGTCAACCCTGTCAGCGGCCTGCTGGAGTACGCCCGCTCTAATGGCTTTGCTGCAGAGTTCAAACTCATCGACCAGTCGGGACCTCCCCACGACCCAAA GTTTGTCTATCAGGCGAAGGTTGGAGGCCGCTGGTTCCCAGCTGTAACTGCACACAGTAAAAAACAGGgcaagcaggaggcagctgaCGCAGCGCTCAGAGTCCTGATCGGGGAAACGGAGAAGGCTGAGCGCATGGAGGGAATCAACATCACAGAG CAATCCTGGTCTGCGTCCCCGTTCCAGCTCCCTGTAAGTGGCAGTACCCTCCACGATCAGCTGGCCATGCTGAGCCACCAGTGCTTCAATGCCCTCACTGCTCGCATCCAGCACAGCCTGCTTGGGCGGAAGATCCTGGCTGCCATCATCATGCGGAGGGGAAACAACGACCTGGGAGTTGTGGTCAGCATCGGAACAG gtaaTCGATGTGTGAAAGGAGAAGAACTGAGCTTGAAGGGGGAGACTGTGAATGACTGTCATGCGGAAATCATTTCTCGAAGAGGTTTTGTGAG GTTTCTCTATAGTGAGCTGATGAAGTATGACCCGTCTAATCCTTCTTCTGCAAAAGAGAGCATTTTTGAGCCAGCGGGGAAGAAGAGACTCAAAATAAAGAGCAATGTCACCTTTCACCTCTATGTCAG cACAGCGCCTTGTGGGGACGGGGCACTCTTTGATAAATCCTGCAGCGATCAGACGAGCGTGGTGGGGCAAGCCCAGCATCAGCCTCTCTTTGAGAACCCCAAGCAAGGCAAGCTGCGGACCAAGGTGGAGAACG GGGAAGGTACCATTCCCGTGAAGTCGAGTGACATTGTGCCAACTTGGGATGGGATCCAGCATGGGGAGAGGCTGCGCACCATGTCCTGCAGTGACAAAATCTTACGCTGGAATGTACTCGGTTTGCAAGGAGCGTTGCTGTCACACTTCATAGAGCCAGTTTATCTCAGCTCTGTTACGCTTG GTTACTTGTACAGCCAGGGCCATTTGACGCGTGCAATCTGCTGCCGCATGGTGCGAGATGGGGACGTGCTGCAGAAGAAGCTCCAGGCTCCGTATCACATCAACCACCCTGAG GTTGGGCGAGTCAGCGTATACGACTCTGCAAGGCAGACGGGCAAGACGAAGGAGTCTTCGGTGAACTGGTGTCTTGCTGATGAAAGCGAAGTTGAAGTCTTGGATGGCACAAAAGGGAAAGTAGATGG ACCGAAGCTGGAGGTGTCTCGTGTGTCGAAGAGGAAAACGTTTGCCCTCTTCCAGCAGTTATGTGCCAAGAACAACTGCAAAGACTTGCAGAAGCTCTTGGTGTACTCAGAAGCTAAGGAGGCAGCCACGTCGTACCAAGAAGCTAAGCAGTGCTTCTTCAGTGTGCTGGAAGAGATGGGCTATGGCAGTTGGATCCGCAAACCCCAAGAGGAAgataatttctctttccttgatGCATAA